The genomic interval AGTATGCTTTTCACACTCTTGAGCACATGCTTCACAGATATCCGCACACAGATTGCAGATTTGTTTTGCATACTCGCTATCTCGTGACATAAAAGCAGCGGCAGTCACACATATAGTAGCGCAATCTCTATTGAGCTGTATACACCGGGTCAACATTTTTACATCTTGTTCTCTGAGACAACAAGTTGTACAATATTCACAGCTTTCAGCACAGTCAAAGCATGCGTCAATACAGCTTTGGTATTTTTCATTTTGAAGTATTTGATTTGTTGTAGTCATAGTGACAGGTTTTAATTAACATTTCATAAAAGGGTCGAATTTTACATTTGAAAGATTATACAAAGCGAAAATTACCAATTACTTTGCGTTGGTTTAGATTATAATCAAACAGTGAGGTTATTATTTACATTTGATTTAAAAATAATACTTTTAACATTGAAAGCAAATGTAGTAGTCAAGAAATGCTATATGTGTAAATTTTTCCTTGTAATTTTTTGCATTTGTAATACCTTTACATAATTTGTTGTCTTATTTTATATTAATGCCTGTGATGTTAGATAGAACTGACCTAGCCTTAATCAAATCTTTATCTGCAGATGGGCGAAAATCTTTTAGACAGGTCTCAAGAGAGACAAAGATAAGCTCTCCCACCATTGAAGCACGTTTTGACCGCTTAAGAAAACTAGGAATTATTAAAAATATAGGACCCATATTTGACTTTGAAAAACTAGACAATATCATACAGGCTATGATTCATATCAAAACAAATCCTGCTTATCTTGATAAAATAATATTGGAGTTGAAGACAATCCCTGAAATAATTAATCTATATTCAACCACCGGAGAGTATAACCTGACATTCAGAATCATTGCATCAAATAATATTCATCTTTATGACATTGTTCAAAAAATATCCACAATAAAAGGGATAGATTCTATTAATTACAAAATTATAGTAAAAACGTTAAAGGAGAGTCAAGATATTCCTATTGGAAAACAAATATCATTGAAAATTAATTGTGATTATTGCAACAACCTAATTCATTCCTCATCCTTAAAGATATTAAACACAGATTCATTTGAAAAGTATTTCTGTTGTAATTCTTGTATTAATCTGCATAGACAAGAGAATCAGGTAATTTCAGGCGAAAAATAGAAAAATATATTGTAGTGGCCCAAAACGATCAGAATAGGTAAATTGTAATCGCTTTTATTTTTGTTATCGTAGTTATTACATATAGAGATTGATAATAGTACTTTGAAGATAGCATGGTACTATAAATTTTACATTTGTAAAGATCAGTTGTTATATATGTTTTATTTGCAATATGTTACATGGCTAAAGACTGGATAAAAACATCTGCTAAATTTACTAATCTGAAAGAATGTTTAAAGAAATGCCAAGAATCAATGGATCAATTTGCTGAATTATCATATAGTAGAAATAGCAGATGAACCTGATTCAGAATGATTTGCCTTAATGTTTATAGTAATTGACAGCATGAGTGAGCTAATTCACTTTATATTGGTTTTATAAAAAGTAACCCAAAAAGATGCTATTCTATGCTAACAATAATCTGAAAAATATGAATAGTGATGTCACAGGAACTGAGAAAATTTTTACTTATACACGATATCTGTCATTCAAAATTAAATCAATTTATAATAATTTTTCCGACCATTTCGGGATGAAGTTTGTAGTGATATCCATAAGTTCCGTATCTTCGAATGTAAATCCAAATGTCTGATCAGGACGCAGCTCTTTGGAACCAAACAGTCCTTGATTCTCTGTTACTGTATGGATTCCAAAATCTTTGTTAGTCCACGTCACTTTATCACCTTTTGTGATTTTGATTTTATTTGGTTATAAACATCATCACCATCTTTAGATGGATCATGTCCGATCACTATCTCCTTAACAGCGGATTAAGCATAACTATTTACTAAAAAGATTTCTGTCACACTTATGATGAAAGTAAAAATAATAGTTAAGAACATAAAATTTATATCAGTATTCATTTGAATTTTGTAATATTCATTAATTTAATACTCGTAATGTTCTAATCGGATAATCATAAATTTATGTTTTTAATCTTTATCTAATCTGAGAGTAAATTATTATGCTGATTGAAAGAGACAATCGATCAAAATAATAAAAAATACTTTAACAGCTACTGTGAGGAATTGTCTTGTCATAATTTTTCATAAACACAAGCATCCCTATAATTGCACAAATGGACAAAGTGACACTATAAACAACTGCCATATGAATATTATAATTGTCCCAGATAAACCCAAAGGTAATATTACTTGCAAAGAAACAAACACCAATAACAAGGCTGTATAATCCATACGCCGTTCCTCTCAGTTCTGTCGATACATATTTTGGAATTATTGCTCTTTGAACAGTCTCAGAAATTCCAACATAAAGACCGAATATTGTTGCTAATATGTAAGCAAAAGCTACATTGTTAATAGATACTACCATCAGTATTGAGGAAGTTGCAAAGATAACGTAACTTATTAAAAGAACTTTTTCTTTCCCTATCTTGTCTGCTAATATGCCTGCTGGAATTCCTATTACAGTATGAGCTATATTGATTACTGCATACACTATTGGAATGAAACTCTGGTCCACACCCAATTCTGACGCTCTTAAAAGGATAAAGGAGAAGTTAAATGCACCAAGACTAAATACTCCTGTGATAATTGTTAGTATAACAAATGGCTTGTTTGCTTTTACCAAATCCCCTATGTTTCTAAAAATAGTTGTTGATGAAGAAAGTTTTTTTATTGCTACTTCTTTTACAAGAAAAATCAGAATTATGACTGCAATAGCTCCGGGTATAAGAGATATAAGAAAAACAGCCTGTATATCCATAGTCTGTAATATTGCAAATGCAACTAATGGTCCGACTATCGCACCCAATTGATCAATTGTTCGGTGAATTCCAAAAGCTTTTCCAGAAATAGATTCTGACACGGAATCTGCAATCAAAGCATCACGTGGTGCTGTTCTTACTCCTTTACCTACTCTGTCAACTGCTCTAACGATAAAAGCATCTAGCCAACCACTAGCAAAAGCAAAAAATGGTTTGCTTACTGTAGACAGCCCATATCCAATTAATATAAAGATTTTTCTTTTTCTAAATTTATCAGATAAAGATCCAGATATCATTCTAAACGCATAACTTGTAAGTTCTGAGGATCCTTCTATTGCTCCTAAAATGGCTCTAGATGCTCCTAGATTATTGACAATGAAAGTTGGCAATACTCCTAGAATCATCTCTGTAGAAAAGTCAGTAAAGAAACTGACTAGACCTAGCATCAATACATTTCTAAGACCTTTAGGTTTATCCTCCACAGAATTATCCCGAAGTTCTTTTTTCGCTTCCGTAATTTACTAGTTATCTTTATTTAATAAGAGATAGGTCATCACACAGCAGGTCGGTTTACACATTTTTTGCAATGCATTTCTATACTATTCATTAATGGATGAGAGAAATGATCAAATGTATATTATTCTGATATTATAAGAATAACTGAGTTTATTGACTAGATTTCGACATATCCTGTATTCCTTATTCTTCTTCTTTCTGGCAGGACTATGCGAGATAGGTGGTGGATATCTCGTATGGTTATGGTTAAGAGAAAGTTATAGTTGGATTTTTGGAGTATTAGGAGGCTTTGTTTTGTTTATGTATGGAGTTGTTCCCACATTTCAAAAAGCACATTTTGCCAGAACGTACGCAGCGTATGGAGGTATATTTATCATAATGGCTATTGGATGGGGTTATTTCTTTGAAGGAATTGTTCCTGATACTTTTGATATAATTGGAACTGTAATTGCGACAATTGGTGTTATTATCATATTCTATTATCCACGCAAAGACGAAGGTGAAAAAATTGGAATCGACTCCTCCAACTGAATATAGTATTACGCTAATCCTATCGACATTTGGATTGTTTGTAGTCGCTGCACTTTTAGAAATTGGCGGAGGCTATCTTGTTTGGAAATGGTTAAGAGAAAAGAAAACAATAGTTTTAGCTATAGTCGGAGGTATAATCCTCTTTATTTATGGAATAATTCCCACACTTCAACCTTCTAACTTCGGTAGAGTCTATGCAGCTTATGGTGGTATTTTTGTTGTAATGGCTATCATTTGGGGTTTAATTATAGACAAGAAAAGACCTGATAGATATGAAATAATAGGAGGAACAGTGGTTCTTATCGGTGCATTAATTATTTTCTATGCACCCAGATAATTTCTTCTCATTTATTAATTCAAATAGTTGTATTTTAAAATTGTCGAAGAATATTGTAAGATGTAAAGTTATTGTGAAAAGGATTATCAAACTTAAAAAAATAAATATGTCTACTGATCGTAAGACACGACTGTTTTCGTCAGAATACACAATGCTTTCAATCATAGAGTATTTGTTTAATTCCACACAGAAGATATCTGTAACTAAATTCAATATACTTGCGAATACTTCAGGCATAAAGCAACAGACTCGACAGGAAAATTTGATGATGGATTGACTTGTAAGAAATCAATACATCAAGTCAATTGAAACCTCAAACACTTCTTGTTGCCAAATAATAGAAAAAGATTATTTTTGCACTTTTAAAAAGTCTTATGTAACAAAATGAGAATATAGCTTTTACAGATAATCTGCTTTTTCACATAACCATTGGATTTGTTTAACAAGATGTCAATATAGCTATTATTGAAAATTGAAAAAATGAGATTTAAACACATCAAATTAAAAAATAATACAAAATATGTTATTTCTCATCCTCTAAAAATACTAGAACATGTGACAACAATTAGTGAGCATATTGTCGTCACATGAACCAATCAATTTGGGTATAGAGAGAGATCCCAATTAAAAAATTAATGTCTTGTTATGATATTTAGAAAACTCTTCATAGTAATTTTAAATAACATATTTACAAGTAATCTAATTTTCAGGTTTGTACCAGTTTATTTTTAAACTATGTGTTTAGATATGAATTATTGCTCCATAAAGAAGGTCATTTTGATGCATATCAGCAAACAAAAGAATTCCTTAGCAATAAAACAAATTTATTTTTAGTTACGTCAATATCTGTTAGTTCAATTATAGCTTATCTTTTTCTGGTTCCTCACTTATCTCATCCTTCAATGCCATATCATATTTTAATTCATATGATAAGTCTAGACTTTGCTATATTTCTCACTACTATTTCCATAATCTCATACCAAAAAGTAAAAAGCAAGAAATTATTGTTGACTTCTCTAAGCTTTCTTTCTCTATTTGTGATTGAAATAATCTATTTGCTGCAGGCAAGTCATATTATCATGATATTTCAAATACCCTTAATCGAAGTAGAGTTCTCGCATTTATTGCTATTATTTATGCTGGTTCTGTTTGCTTGTGGTGTGCTAAAAACAGATAAAAAATGATCTAGTTTCCTTAGAAAAAAGTCTCCATTGCTTGATATTAACACTCAAGTTTTGGTTTGAATCGATTAGTTTGGTTTACACACTCAATTATTTGATAGAAGAAAATCACAATAAAGAATCATCAAACCAAAAGCATGTTCTAAACGTTTACTCTACTCGTATAACTTCTAGGAGAGTCGACTATATTTCCATTCTAGAGTTGTACAAGAATAGATATTAATGCTATAATGTACTCTTTTAGGTATTATGATTTTGACCAAATACAATTGTGTCGGATTTTTTGTTGTCTCTGTTATGGTTATAATTGGAATATATAATTTCTCTATGAATAGTAGCAACTTTACTTTAGTTAACTCAATGGCTGTGTATGCAACGACTAACATGTCTCATTCAGAACACATGGCAGAAATGCATCACAGTCCAACCAATGCAACTATGTCAGAAGAAGACAAAAAGAGATTTTGTGGTGACAGCAAGATAAATTCTAACCTGTTTGTTAGTGAATTTGTCCTTCCTGGTCAATGTAGTCAGCCTGTAGGTCTAGCCGTAGACAAGGATAACAACGTCTGGGTGGCTTCTGGAAAATTAGGAAGTTTATTTGTATTTAATACAACAACATTAGAATTTGATAAAATTATAAAAATACCAAACTGGCCTGAACAAACCAGAATTATGGGTTCTATGATGTGGAATATGAAATTTGATAAAAATGGTGACTTGTGGTTTACAGATGAGCTTAGTAATTCTATTTGGAAGTATTTTGTAAAGGAAGGAAAATTTGAAAATTACAGATTATTAGAAGAAGGCGGATATCCTCAATCAATTGCCTTTGATTCTGAAGGTAACGTTTGGTTTACCCAATTTTTTGGCAACAGGCTTGGATTTATCGAACCTTCCAAGGTAATAACAAACACTACAGAGGGTATCTCGGAATTAGACATGTCACGGCAAATAGATTTTCAAACTATGGGTCCTATATCCAATGGATTTGGATTTGGCAATACTAATACCAATAATAATGCCACTACTGCTACTACTCCAACCAATGCAAATGAGACATTATGGTTTTCAACTGCCATCTTTCCTATGGGAGGACATATCATTGGATATGATGTAACAGCAGAAGCTTTAACTATTCATGATGTTACCTATACTCATAATGTTCCATTCAGTATTGCTGAAGATGAAAATGGGCTTCTTTGGGCTAATAGCCATATTGCAAATCTTTTCTTTTCATTAAATCCAAATACAGGTGAAATAAAACAATATGCTACATCCAATCCTTCTACTTCTGGTAATTTGACCACATTGCCTTACTATAACGTATATAGAGATGGAAAATTGTGGTTCAATGAACACTATGGGAACGCTATAGCATCATATGATCCTAAAAATAAAACCCTAGTCGAATATTATGTTCCATCTCAAAACCCATTATGGGTTAATTCTTCAAATCCTCTTAGATTTACGTTTGACAACAATGGATCAATATGGTTTACAGAATGGACTGAAAATAAACTAGGTGTAATAACAAAAGATAAACTGGATCTGATACCAATAACAGTAGGGGTTTCAAAAGACAAATTAGTTTTAGACAGTAAAAACAACAAGAGTGATAGTGTAGATATTTACATTTACAAAAATCTAATAAACTCTAGTAAGATCATCAATTCAACTATAACCAGTAACAACTATACTACTGCTACAAATGATATTGACAACCCTGTAAATGTAACAATGGATGTAACCTCTTCTATTGCTAAAAATGGCAAGTTAGCCAATCTAACAAGCAGTTTTAGTCTAGATATCATAACAGTAGCAGATAAACCATCAAGTGAAATCGGACCATCACCACAGTTAAAGACAACACTGGAGGTTAACCCAACAGCTGATATAACTCCAGGAAACTATACTTTAACAATTAGTGCCAAGTATGGTAAAGACCTCACGGTCTCAAAAATGATGGATTTGGAAATTAAATAATTATGGACATCAAGTAATTGCAATGCCATGACAGTAGCATAGGTGTATTATAATATACCACCTTCTTTTTTCTAATGGTAAGGAAACGAATTTTTGGTCATAACAGCACTTGATACTCGTCAATAATATATACCGTATTTAAATTCCAAAATAGACTCAATGTACAAGACTTTTGAAAATCAGAGTGTAGGAAAGCCTCCCGAAATTTACATCTGTTTGTTACTTATTTATAGTTCACTATCATTTGTTTATTTTATTGCTGGTTACGGAGAAGAATTAGTATGGGGACACTCTTTTTTTGGCGATGGTGGAAATACTCTTCTCAACGCTACGCAAACTCAACAAAATGAAAACTATGTGGTAGATCTGTTTGTAGACCCCTCAATACCATCAGTTGATAGACATGTTAACTTTACACTTGAAATAAAGTCTAAAACAAACGACGTACTCATTGAACTTCCAGTTGCTGTCTACTTTTTAAAGGATGGCAAACCCGTATATTCAAATCCTAATAATTATACGCTTGTTAGACAACAGCATTATGACTTTGGTTACAAATTTAGTGAACCTGGTGTATATTCATTGATAGTTAACATAAAGGATATTTTTATACACTCGATGTTGCTAGTTTTACATTTGAAATTGTGGTAGACGGACCCGTACTTGAGAGGATATTAAAGCAAATCGGAGATTACTATTATGTAATCATTCCTATGGTCATAATAGTAGTAGTATCTTTCCTGCTCACGATAGGAATAATTCCTGCCTTGATAAACTACAGGAAAAAAAAGAGCACGGGTTAATGATTAACAAGGAATTGAGGTATATCTTTCTCTTAACGATAGATACTAAAAGATGAATTCCAATAACCAAATTATTAAATTGACAAATAAAGTCAAAAGCTTTTACCATCTATCTTCTGCAAGATTAGATAAAATAATGTGCTCTTTGATGAATGTACTTCTCCTCCTCACTTGCACACGCCAATCCGCAAAAATCACAAAGCCAAATGTCTAGTTGTTCTACCTCACCGTCCTTCAGAAGAACAAGCGTATTCTCAGATTCGAGATCTTCAGCAACAATATAATCGTTAATAGAATTGTTTTGTAAGACAAGCTTGAGAAGACCTTTAAAACTCGAAAAATACCCATTGAATTCAAACAAACGGATACTGTCTGACTCAACGCCATGTATAGTAGATGTATTATCAAAGGTAGTAATAGTATGCTGGTTTAACTCATTAGAGTTGATGATCAGTGACTTTAGGTTTTCTGGAAGAAAATGTAAATCAACCTTAATAATCAAATAATAACTACTCTATTATTCTATCTTTTCTTTTATTTTTCTTTTGGTCTTAGATTCTTTAATTAAGAAATAGTTTAAGCACCAAAAGATTCACAGATTTCATATCTAATCGATATCATGACATTATTTGATTGAAAAGGATCACAATATTGTAATAGAATATCCACATTAAGGAACTCGGTTACTTTTGAAGAGAGGAAAAATAAATTTTCAGGTTTCTAATTACTGCGCAGCTTGATGAGCTTCTAATGACGGTAGTCCTTGTTTATAACTTATTGTTATATTGTCGCCTTGTTGATATGGGCAGTTGTTTATAGTACGTGGAACTCCATCTGAGGCTTCTACTACACACGTATCTCCTTCTTTTATTTGAACCAAAACGCTCTCTTCTATACTCGCACTAAAAAGTTGGGTTAATGAACCTCCCATTAACATGAAAACAACTACTATTCCAGCAATAACAAAAAGCACAGCGAGCCATTTAGGTGAAAATTCAAAATCCATATAGACTTGATTTAGAACAAAGGTTTTAAAAGTACAATATTTGGTTTAAGAATAACTCTACAAAGAGATCTCTAGATCCTTCAGAAATTATTTATAATAGAAATAAAACGCAATTTCAAATATATTTACTAAAAATGGAGTTAAGAGGTTGGTTACATAAATAAGAGAAATTAGTTATTTGACCTCTACTTCAAATTGTTGGTTTATATCATAATCACCTATTCTTTGAACAGTAACTTTGATTTCCCATGTTCCACTTTGACTCAAATAGTTTCCTACTGATGAATATTTTCCAGAGTCTACTTTATCCATTGTCGCAGCTATGGGACCCAAATTCTTTGAAGGATTATTAAACTCTGAAAATACATTTCTTATATTATCGACTGCGGTTCCGTTTGTGTATAATGCAGAAACATTAAAGGTGTTTTGACCCACTTTGTTAGGACTTATGTCAAAGTTAAGCACTATATCATCAGGAGTTGTAACATTGTTTGAGTATCCTGGAGAACTAACTGTAGTAGTATTTTGTTGTTGACCTGGATTGCTATCTTCAACTGAAAAAACATATGATCCTTTTGTAATGTGACCATCTTCTTTTGATAATACGAGCCAATCCGTTGTATAAGTACCAGGTACAACTTTAGACTTGTCCAATGAAACAGAAAGTGATTTCTCTGCATCCAATACTTGCAAATCATTATTATCTATTCTTTCATTATTTGAGTTGACCACCTTAATGCTGCTTGCTCTTGGTTCAGGACCTTCTGTAAATGAAATGGTCACTTTGTCAGGCACGGATTGTACCGAATCAATTATCTGATTGGGGCTAGGTTCATAAGTAATAGGACTTGCATGACCATATGCTTGCAAAAATGACAAACTATTTCCCATTATAAGTAAAATAGCAAAAAAGGTAATGACTATGCCTTTCATAATATGATATTGTGACCTAAAACTATAATATGATTATTGTACAACTATCGAAGTTAGGTTATAAAATAATTTTTTCGAATTTATCATTGATTTAAATTTTCAGTTACTGTTCTTGATATATTTATCGTTCGAATGTTGTACAAGAATGGTTATAATACAGATTGCCTCTGAACGTTTAATGAAGAATGTTCAATTCATACTTCTCGGGGTTGTATTTATATCATCGCTACTAGTTGCTCCCGTATTACAAATGTCGTATGCTCACCAAAGAGCACTCTTTGAAATCAATGGTAAAGACTATTTGTTTGTAGTAGGTTCTGCAAATGAACCAATATTCGTTGATGATAAGACTAACGTGGTTTTGGAAGCAATATCACCCAATGCTTCAGATCCAACCAACACAGATGCAAATGGCACTCAACCAATAACAGGACTGGAAGAGATGTTGAAAGTAGAAATATTAGCAGGTGATAAGAATTTGACTTCAAACCTTGAACCTGCTTATGGGGAATTGGGAGGCTATGAATCTGAAACCTTCTATCCTACAATTCCAACAACCTATGATTATAGAATATTTGGAAATATTAATGGCACAGCATTTGATGTGACATTTTCATGCAACCCTGCAGGTGGCGAAGCGGCACCGTCCGACAATTCTACCTTAGAAATATCGGAAAACGTAGTAAGAAAAGCCTTGATAGGAGGATTTGGATGTCCATCTGAAAGAATAGGATTTCCTGAACCATATATTTCTCAGTATCAGGTAAGCCAGGAACTAAATAGAACATCCAATTAATTTTTTTTAGAAACCTTAGATTAATTGCCATAAAAAACCTTCAAAACAGATCAGAAATTGTTGATTTAAATTATAACATTCATTGATCTAAGTAGTCTATTTCAAAATAGATCTTTTTGACTACCAACTGGAAAAACAATTTTTCAGTAACAGATTTGTTATAAAAAAAGCACAAATTGATACATTACCTAAAATCACAGATGTATTTTCATGTATTATCTTAAATCAAATACGATATCAATATGTATAACTATTAGTATGTTATAATAAGTAACTTCAATACTGATATCTTAATATGGCTTGGGCTGAAATAATTGAGACCAAAAGTCTTTAGGGGGTTGTGGATGAGGAACAGTCACATCAAAAAAAGCAACTGTGAATGCCATATCATTTCTATAAAACTGCAATATAATTCGGTGTTGTCCATCATCCGGAAAGATATACTCTAAGTTGAACTTTCCATCTATAATGGATTTCTGTGGAAATTTGAATAGTCTTCCGTCATGATCTGTAATGGTGGCATTGACCAATA from Candidatus Nitrosocosmicus hydrocola carries:
- a CDS encoding YnfA family protein gives rise to the protein MTRFRHILYSLFFFFLAGLCEIGGGYLVWLWLRESYSWIFGVLGGFVLFMYGVVPTFQKAHFARTYAAYGGIFIIMAIGWGYFFEGIVPDTFDIIGTVIATIGVIIIFYYPRKDEGEKIGIDSSN
- a CDS encoding four-helix bundle copper-binding protein, which codes for MTTTNQILQNEKYQSCIDACFDCAESCEYCTTCCLREQDVKMLTRCIQLNRDCATICVTAAAFMSRDSEYAKQICNLCADICEACAQECEKHTNMDHCQKCAQACRRCADECRRMSG
- a CDS encoding YnfA family protein, with the translated sequence MESTPPTEYSITLILSTFGLFVVAALLEIGGGYLVWKWLREKKTIVLAIVGGIILFIYGIIPTLQPSNFGRVYAAYGGIFVVMAIIWGLIIDKKRPDRYEIIGGTVVLIGALIIFYAPR
- a CDS encoding copper resistance CopC family protein; the protein is MKGIVITFFAILLIMGNSLSFLQAYGHASPITYEPSPNQIIDSVQSVPDKVTISFTEGPEPRASSIKVVNSNNERIDNNDLQVLDAEKSLSVSLDKSKVVPGTYTTDWLVLSKEDGHITKGSYVFSVEDSNPGQQQNTTTVSSPGYSNNVTTPDDIVLNFDISPNKVGQNTFNVSALYTNGTAVDNIRNVFSEFNNPSKNLGPIAATMDKVDSGKYSSVGNYLSQSGTWEIKVTVQRIGDYDINQQFEVEVK
- a CDS encoding Lrp/AsnC family transcriptional regulator, which produces MPVMLDRTDLALIKSLSADGRKSFRQVSRETKISSPTIEARFDRLRKLGIIKNIGPIFDFEKLDNIIQAMIHIKTNPAYLDKIILELKTIPEIINLYSTTGEYNLTFRIIASNNIHLYDIVQKISTIKGIDSINYKIIVKTLKESQDIPIGKQISLKINCDYCNNLIHSSSLKILNTDSFEKYFCCNSCINLHRQENQVISGEK
- a CDS encoding MFS transporter, giving the protein MEDKPKGLRNVLMLGLVSFFTDFSTEMILGVLPTFIVNNLGASRAILGAIEGSSELTSYAFRMISGSLSDKFRKRKIFILIGYGLSTVSKPFFAFASGWLDAFIVRAVDRVGKGVRTAPRDALIADSVSESISGKAFGIHRTIDQLGAIVGPLVAFAILQTMDIQAVFLISLIPGAIAVIILIFLVKEVAIKKLSSSTTIFRNIGDLVKANKPFVILTIITGVFSLGAFNFSFILLRASELGVDQSFIPIVYAVINIAHTVIGIPAGILADKIGKEKVLLISYVIFATSSILMVVSINNVAFAYILATIFGLYVGISETVQRAIIPKYVSTELRGTAYGLYSLVIGVCFFASNITFGFIWDNYNIHMAVVYSVTLSICAIIGMLVFMKNYDKTIPHSSC